In the genome of Luteitalea pratensis, the window AGAGAAGTGAGAAGAGGGCGGAAGGGAAAGAGGGAGAAGGACAGCACGGAGGACGCCGCAGTGACGTGCCTCGATCCTCTGTCCTCCGTACCTACCTCGGTTTTCCGTCCTCCGTCCTCGGTCCTCAGTCGTGTTTCACGCTCGCGAGGTGCTTGCGGAGGAGGTCGCCGCCGAAGTCGTGCTCGGGGTCGCGCCACATGCTGTGGATGTGGTTGGCGTCGTTCTGGCTGTTGTCGTATTCGATCAGCACGCTCGGCCCGTGGATCCGGTAGTAGTGCTTCTTGCCGACCTCGAGGCTGCCGGCCCAGGCGAAGTACAGCTTGTCGAAACCGGCCTTCTCGATGCGGGCAAGCTGCGCCGAGCGCTGCGGCGCGGGGAAGCGCGAGGCATAGACCTCGAGCAACTTGCGCAGCTGCGCCTTCTGTGGCGCGGTCATCGCGCCGGCGGCGACGCCATCGAACTGCGCGATTTCCGCCTTCGGCTTGTTGGTAGTGACGATGTCGTTGGTCGTTTCGGGCGCGATCACGACCTTCGTCTTCTGCTCGGCACTGAACAGCGCCATCAGCGCGCGCGCCTCGTCCTCTTCGTCCTTGAGGATCCGCAACCCCATGCTCGGCCCAGACAGGACCTTGGCCGGGTTGGAGCCGAAGAAGAGTGGCGCGACGATGTCGCCGTCCTTGCCGAGGTGCGTCGCGTTCACCGAGAGGTGGTGACCCTCGAAGCGCCAGGCCCAGTAGCCGGCACTCGACGGCGCGCCGAACACCGCGGTGTAGTAGAGGCCCGGCTGGCGACGCATGTAGTTGGCGACGCCCTGGCCCTTCTCGATCTCACGGAGGATGTCTTCGTGCGCGATGATCGAGCGGGCCGTTGCGAAGCCGCTCTCGCTGAGCCCCGATCGGAGCAGCGACAACGCCTGCGCCTTCTGCGGATCGGTGAGCTCCTCGAGCGGCACGCCGGCGCGGACGATCGGGATGTAGTTCAACGTCGTGCGGGCCTCGTGATCGAGGGGCAGCACGCCCTTGTCCTTCGCCGGTCCCGACAACGCGGCGACAAGGGCCTCTGCCGCGACGGTGCTGTTGGTGACCGCAGGACTGGCTTTGCCGGACGTGGCGGGTTGTGCCGTGGAGGGCCGCGAAGTGGCAGCCGCAGCTGCCGCTCCGATGAGCAGGGCGGTAACGAGCAGGGCGCGCATGGGAGTGCGCGCATATTACTCCGGGAACCGGGCACCGGGTACCGGGTACCGGGTGACGCATCGGACATCAGGCCTGACCAATGACCAATGACCAATGACAAACGGCCGGACCGCTTGCGCGATCCGGCCGCTGGTACTGCAGCGCAAGAGCCTAGCGGCCCTGGCGGACGACGTTCTCGGCCGCCGGTCCCTTGGCGCCCTGGACGATGTCGAACTCCACCCGCTCACCCTCGACAAGAGTCTTGAAACCCGTGCCAGCGATGGCGCTGTGGTGCACGAAGCAATCCTTCTGGCCGCCCTCGGGGGTGATGAAGCCGAAGCCCTTGCTCTCGTTGAACCACTTGACGGTACCGGTTGTACGCATGTCGAACTCCTCGTTCGGTAATCGGAGCACCGCCATGCCACACGGACCGACCGACTACTGATTTTCTGTCGTGCATACTCCCCCACGACGGGGGCAACCGCTGCGCTCGGACGGTTGCGGGCACTCAATGCAAAAGGCCTGGCGAACTTCCCAGGCCTTCTACAAACCTTGGACTGTCACGCCCTGCTGGACGTGTCGCGCAGGGCAACTATACACGTCCGGGGAAGTGTGGCGCAAGTGCCAAATTCAGCTCGTCAGTGGCGTGCGATTCCCCGGAAATCCACCATCAGGCAACGGTCCTGGACGACCTGGATCCCCGCCTGGGCCAAGCGCTCGGCGACCGCGTCGTTGCGAATCCCCGATTGGAACCACACCGCCCGCGGCGCCCGCGCGATGATGTCGTCGACGTGCGCCGGGATGTCCTCCGAGCGCCGGAACACGTCCACGAGGTCGAGCTGGCCGGGCACGTCGGCCAGGCGCCGATAGACCGGCTCGCCCAGAATCTCGGTGTCCTCGTGGCCGTGAACCACGACCGGCACGATGGTCAGCCCCATGTCCTGCAACGCCTGCGGGACGTAGAACGCCGCCTTGTGCGATTGCGACGCCGGGCGCATGCCGAGCACGGCGACGCGGCTGACACCCTGCAGCAGCGCCCGGACCTCGGCAGGAGTGGTGAGCAGGTGGCGACGCCAGTCGTCGGACATGCCTCACGGTACGTCAGACCTGCGGGCGCGACCTACTCGGCCGCACGTGAGCGAAGGAGCAGCCCCGCCCTGCTGCCGGCGCCACCGGCCCGGCCCGAGTCCGGGCAGCGCATTGGCTGAAGTCCGGCGGCAAGACCGGCGCTCGGTGATCAGAACGTATCGGCGGCCACGTATGCGTCGATCAGCTTCTGCTCGCCTTCCCTGCCCGGGAAGGCATTGCCGTGCTCCATGCCGAAGATGAAGTCGCGGTTGTCGGCCTGCATCTTCTCGTGGGCGTGCTTGAAGATGTTGCGGTAGTTGACCTCGCCGGTGCCGGGCTCCTTGCGGCCAGGGTTGTCGCCGATCTGGAAGTACCCGATCTCCGACCACGCGTAGTCGATGTGAGGGATCATGTGCCCCTCGTTGCGCTGCATGTGGTACATGTCGAACAGGATCTTGCACGCCGGCGAGTTCACCGCGCGGCAGATCATGTACGTCTGGTCCGAGGTCCGCAGGAACTGATCCGGATTGTCGCTGAGCGGCTCGAGGACCATCACGAGGTTGGCCTTCTCGAGCACGTCGACACCGGCGCGCAGCGTGTCGATGACGTTGCCGTGCTGCAGGCCGATCGGCAGCTTGCGCTCGAAGGCTCCCGGCACCACGGTCATCCACTTGGCGTTGCATCGCCTGGCGACTTCGACAGCCGCCTCGCACGCCTTGCGGAACTGCGCCGGGTTCTCGGGCTTGCCCGTCGTGAACCGGTCGCTGTTGTTGCCGCCGGTCTGGATGACGAAGACTCCCATCTGGATGCCGAGCCTGGTCATTGCCTCACCGAGCTGCGCCTGCAGCTCCGGCGTGCGCCCCATCATCCCGTTGTCCTCGAGCGCGGTGAAGCCCTGGTCGGCCATGAACTTCAGCTGATCGAACAGGTCCTTGCCCGCGGAGTTCTCGAACATGCCGAAGTGCGGGGCGTACTTCAGCTTGAACTTGCGAGCCGAAGTCGCTGCCGGAGGCCTCGGGGCAGGTGCCGTGGCCCCCTGGCCGTGGACTGTCCCAGGCAGACCAAGGGCCGCCGTCATCGCGGTCGTGTGTAGAAAAGCGCGTCGATCCATCAGCAATCGCTTTCGTGAATGGCCCCGTACCCGGCACGTTGCGCCCCGTACCCGTTACCCGTTACCCGGCACCCGTTACCCGTTACCCGGTTGCATGACTGAATGCCGCGGATTGTACGTCAAGCCTTGCTGGGCCGCGTCATCTCCACCGGGACGATCCACTGCTCGTACTGCTCCGCCGTGACGTCGCCAGACGCGAGGGCCGCCTCGCGCAACGTGAGCCCCTTCTTCTGGGCATGCTTGGCGATGGCCGCGGCCTTGTCGTAACCGATGTGGCGATTCAACGCCGTGACCAGCATCAGGTTGCGCCCGAGGTTTTTCGCGATCTGCTCGCGATTGGGCTCGATGCCCCTGGCACAGCCCTCTTCGAACGCCAGGCACGCGTCGGCAATGAGCGCGATGCTCTCCAGCACGTTGTGCACCATCACCGGCTTGAACACATTGAGCTGGAAGTTGCCCTGCGTGCCGGCAAACGCCACCGCGGCATCGTTGCCGAACACCTGCACGCACACCATCGTCATCGCCTCGGACTGCGTCGGGTTGACCTTGCCGGGCATGATCGACGACCCGGGCTCGTTCTCCGGGATGAACAGCTCGCCGATGCCGCAGCGCGGACCGCTCGCCAGCCAGCGCACGTCGTTGGCCATCTTCATCAGCCCACCCGAGAGCGTCCGCAGCGCCGCCGACGTCTGCACGAGGGCATCGTGAGCCGAGAGCGCGAAGAACTTGTTGGTGGCCGAGCGGAATGGGTAGCCGGTCGCTTCCGAGATGTAGTGGGCGGTGCGATCGCCGAACTTCGGGTGGGCATTCAGGCCGGTACCGACCGCCGTGCCGCCGATGGCGAGGTCGTAGAGCCCGGGCAACGACTGCCGCACCGACTCGAGCCCGAACTCGATCTGCGCCACCCACGCGCCGATTTCCTGGCCGAGCGTGATCGGGGTCGCATCCTGCAGGTGCGTCCGGCCGGTCTTCACGAGATCGGCGAAAGCCGTGGACTTGGCCGCCAGCGTGTCGCGCAACCTCCCCACCGCCGGCAACAGCCGCTGCTGCAACTGCTCCACGACGGCGATGTGCATGGCCGTCGGGAACGTGTCGTTGGACGACTGCCCGCGGTTGACGTGATCGTTCGGGTGGACGCTCCGATCGACACCGACCGTACCGCCGCTCAGCGCCACGGCGCGGTTTGCGATCACCTCGTTGGCGTTCATGTTCGACTGCGTGCCCGAGCCCGTCTGGAACACGACGAGCGGGAACTGCGAGTCGAGATCGCCGGCAATCACCTCATCGGCAGCGCGCACGATCTGATCGGCCACCGCCCCTGGCAGTTCGCCGAGCTCGACATTGGCCTGCGCCGCCGCCTTCTTGAGGATGCCGAGGGCGCGGATGATCGGCCGGCCCCACTGAAAGCGGTCCACGCCAATCGGGAAATTCTGGATGGACCGCTGTGTTTGCGCGGCCCAGTACACGTCTGCGGGCACCTCGATGGGGCCCATCGAATCCTTCTCGGTTCTGGTCTTGGTCATGGCGTCGAGCGGCACTCCCTGCCGTCTCTCAAGGATATGGCAGGTGCGACATCCGGACTCGTCAGGCGCGCGGGGCGCGGGGCGCAGATGCGCGCGCCTTACCGCGCTCGCTGAGCGCCCGGGACGGATCGCGTCGCAGTGTCGAGATGTACTCCACACGCCTGAACCGGAGCGCGGACCAGTCCTCGTCGATGGCGACCTGCCTGACCGGCTCGAAGCCGGCCGCGCCGAGCGATGCCCAGCCGGTATCGCGATTGAACTCGCAGATATAACGCTTCGACGTGCCCTTGGGATAGGCGAGCCACAGGAGGGCGTCACCGTCGAGGCGGGGCGCCACATCGCGCGCCACCTTTTCCACGGCGGCCAGCGTCGTCGCGAAAACGACAGCAAACGCCACTGTTCCTCCGGCCGGAAGCTTGCGCAGGACGCGCACGGTGCCGAGCGCTGCAAGATGCGTGTCGAAACTCGCTGGGGCGTCGAGGACCACGATCGCAGCCTGGTCCTTCAGGTTGAGTTTCTTGAAGAGGTCGCTCATGGCTGCGTCAGCGTAAACCACTCCGGATGAGTCATCACGCACAATGGCGCGATGCGCCGCGTCCTGCTCGCCGCCACCGTGATGTGGCTGCTGGTCATGGTCTCCCTGGCTGCGCCCCGTCGCGTCGGCGACGCGAGCGAGTACGTCGCCATGGCGGGGCGCCTCGCCGACATGGGCGCTCCCACCTTCTCGGCTCGCGACATGGCCGCGTTCACGGCAGCGTGGGCAGGCACGGGAACCGGATTCGAACTGCAGACACGGCAACTCCCCGAATTGCAGGGACACGACGGACGGTGGGACATGCCCCACATGTGGCTGTATCCGCTGCTGTCGGTCCCGTTCGTGTGGATCGCCCGGATCGCGAGCGTCGGCGATCCCTGGGGACTGGTGGCACTCAACGTCTCGATGGTCGCCGGCCTGCTCTGGCTCGCCGCACGCCGTGGCGCGGGGCCGTGGACGCTGACGCTCTTTGCCAGTCCGCTCGTGTGGTGGCTGGACAAGCCGCTGGCCGACCTGCTGATCGCCTGCGCCGTCGGAGGCGCGACGCTGCTGTGGCCGCATCCAGTCAGCCTCGTTTTGCTGGGCCTGGCGGCGGCGCAGAACCCGGCCCTGCTGGTGGGCTGCGTCGTCTTCGGCCTCTGTGCGCTCACTCAGGATCGAAGCCGCATCGCGTCGAGACGCTGGCAGCTCGCTGTCGCGATTGGGGCCGCGGGCGCCGTCATTGCACCGATCTACTACCTGTCGCGCCTCGATCGCCTGTCGCCTCTCACGAGTTACGCTGCCGCGTCGTGGCCATCGCTGACGTCGCTGCTGTTTCCGCTGGCCGACGTCAACATGGGCGTGCTGCCCAGATTTCCGCCCGTGGCCCTCGTCGTGATGGTCGCACTGCTGCAGCGGCGTGGGTGGCGTGAGCCCGCAGCACTTCCCGCCGCACTGACCGGCGCCGCCCTGCTCCTGGTCATCAGCCAGCAACCCAACATGAACCAAGGCGGCAGCCCCGATCTCTCGCGCTACATCGTCTGGCTGCTGCCGCTGGCACTGCCGTGGCTGCTCGCGCTCGATCGTTCGGCACGACAATCCACACGCATGACAGGCACACTCGTCCTTGCCGTCACCGCGGTATGGACCGCGATCGCATTCCTGCCCTCGCGACCCGAAAGCTATCGCTATCCGACACCGTTCGCGACGTGGGTGTGGACCCAGCACCCGTCATGGACGATGCCGCGCGCCGAGGCGTTTGGCGAGCGCACATCGCATCGCGAGCCGGCGATCGTTCCCACAGCCACGCCGAACTGCGAGAAGGTGCTGCTGTTCGAGGGTCGGTGGCCGTCGAACTGCCCGCCCTCGACGTCACCGCCGCCGTCATGTGCCGCACCCGGCACCTACTGCTACGCCGATCGCGTGACCGGCGAGCCTCTCGTGCCGCGGCAGTTCACCGTGATCGGCCCGCTACCGCAGTACGGGCCCGTCATGAATGATCGGACATGGCCCAGCGGCGACGCCAGCGGACAGTGGATCGAGTCTCGCGTCCGACACCTGTCGAGCGGTGAGCAGGCATCGGCGCCGGCCTCCGTCCGCGGCGCGTGGAGTGTGGCGTGGACGCAATCGTGGTCGTCGGATCGCGCGCTGGTGGTGTACGTGCGCGACGCAGGACAGGGCGCCCAAGTGGCCATTCGGAATCGTGGGCCACTCCTGGGCCTGATCGAGACCGTGGATGGCAGGGTGTTCCAGCGGCTGATGCTCGAAGCGACGACCGATACGCCGGCCACGATCGAACTGCCGGCCGCACCGCACCTGCTGGTCTCGCTCTGGCCCCGACCGGGGCCGTGAGCGTTTCGGCCGTTCGGTGGGGCCAGCACCCGAAACGCATGGGCTCTGGGGTGTAGCCGCGGGACTTGTCCCGCGGGCAGCGCGCCGGACAAGTCCGGCGCCTACGAGATTCGTTGGAGTCCGGCGGCTACGCGTCCCGGACGCGTCTGCGTTCGGCGTTCGGCGTTACTTGATCTTCGAGTAGTCGGTCGCGTCCATGTAGACGCTTTCCGGGGCCTTCTCGAGGATCTTGCCGTTGACTTCCGACGCGTCGCGCACCTTCTGCCACTCCGGATCGGCGCCGAACGCGGCCCAGTTCTTCTTCGCCGCCTCGCGGCTCTCGTGCGCGATCACGTAGATGAGGGTGTTGCTGTGCGCCGGCTCGTCCTGCGGCACCCAGTAGCCGATGTTGGTCATGCCGTGGGCCTCGAACAGCTTCGTCGTGTGATTACGAAAGCGCGTCTGGAGGTCCGGCAGCTTGCCTGGCAGCGTGTAGTACGTGCGCAGTTCGAACACCTTCTGGCCGGATCCCTGCGCGGCCAGGTCGGCGCGCGAGAACTGGCCCACCACGTAACCGGCGGCGAACATCAGGGCAAGGGCGAACAGCGAACGGTTGAAACGCATGAGGCTCCTCGTGACAGTCATCCGGGCGGTCGGGTCAGCACCGGCGAGGCGGCCGGAAGACGCCTCGCCTGTCGATCGTCAGCCGAGCTCGCGCAGCGAGTGGAGGCTGACTAGAGCCGGCGAGGCGGCCGACGGCCACCTCGCCCGAACATTGTCAGCCGAGCTCGCTGTGCGAGCGGAGGCTGACTAGAACGTGAAGCGTGCCGCCAGCTGGAACTGGCGCCGCGAGAAGGCCGACAGCGACTGCCCGAACGTGGGCCGGTCCACGAAGCTGTCGGGTAGCTGCAGGTTGGTGCGATTCAGCAGGTTGAACCCTTCCAGCCGCAATTCAAGGTTCTTTGACCCGCCGAGCTCGAGCCGGCGCGACAGCACGGCATCCACCGCAGCATACCCCGGGCCGATGAGGGCGTTGCGTCCGGCGTTGCCGTACGTGTACTGGGGCGCGATGACAAACGAGCGGCCCTCGTAACTGACCACGCGTGCGCCCGCCGGCGGTGTCGTGTCCGTGACCTCGTTCGGCCGGTCATAGGCGAACGTGCCGCCGCCGGTGTTGCCGCTGTTGCTGTTGTCGAAGCTGACGCGCGGCGTGAACGGACGGCCCGACTGCACCGACACGACCCCGGCCACCTGCCAGCCGCGGCCGAGTGCGCCAGAGCCCATGTCTGGAATCACGTACGAGCCGCTCAAGACGCCGCGGTGCCGCACGTCGAAGTCCGAGAGACCCCACTCCGCGGCGAGGTTGCGGCTGTCCTGCGGCGTGTTGTCGTTGCCGTCGGTGGCCAGGAACGCCGACTGGTCGTCCATCGACTTGGACCATGTGTACGACGCGCGGAACATCAGCCGACTGCCGGAGCGGCGCACGGCGCCCACCTGGAGCGCATGGTAATCCGATGTCGCGCCCGACTCTACCATCAGGATGTCGCCGTACTGCGGCATCTCGCGCCGCGGCGGGAACGGGCCGGGCCCGGGCAGCGCCTGGTTGATGTTGCGCTTGCGCACGAGCGCATGGCCGAACGATCCGACGTACCGGGCGTCGACGGTCGTCTTGGCAAACGCATGCTCGACGCCCAGGCTGAACTGGTGCGCGTAGGCCGTCCGCATGTCCTGATCCAGCGAGTTGTACGTGGGCTGCGTGCCGATGGCCTGCCCGGGGAACGGGTTCTCGAGCGTCAGCAGACGCAGTTGCGACGGGAAGTAGAGGCCGATGGCGAAGTACGGTGGGTTGAAGTACAGCGCCGACGTCTCGATCAGCGTGCTGACGTTGTAGAACAGCCCGTAGCCGCCCTGCAGCATCGTCGTGCCCATGCCGGTCAGGTCGTAATTGAAGCCGATGCGCGGTGCGACGTTGTTGTAGTCGGACGCGATACCTGACCGCGGCACGCCGTTGGTGCCGACCTGGACGATCTGGTTCGTATCCTGGTCGAAGATCCGCATGCGGTCGTCGGCATCCACGGGCGGCGAGTTGAACTCGTATCGCAGCCCCATGTTCACCGTGAGCCGCGACGACAGTCGCCAGTCGTCCTGGATGAACGTGTTGATCGACCAGGTGCGCAGCTTCTGCGGGTTGTCGTTGGTCCCCAGCAGCGACAAGCTCGGATAACCGAGCAGGAGGTCCGCGAACGGCGCGCCCGAGATCGCCCCTGCGAACGTGATTTGCCCGCGCGCGAAGAGGTGGTTGAGACCATCCGACTTGTAGTGGCGGAACTCGCCACCGGTCTTGACATGGTGCCGCCCGAACTGTGCCGTGAGCGTGTCCGCGAGGTGAATGGTGCGCGTGCTTCGGAGCACGGGCAGGTTCGGGTCGTCGCCGAGCGTTTCGTAGCCACTGACGACGAACGTCGGGTACCCCTGGTCCACCTCGGGCAGCGACGGGCCGGTGATCCCGAGCGCCGCGTACGCATCGGTGCCGGCATTGGTCGGCAGGCTGTCCCGCTTGAGCGCGTTGACGCCGAAACGCAGTTCGTTGACGACGCGGCTCGAGATCGCCTGGTTGAAGCCGGCCGCGAAATTGTGCCCCTGATCGAGCACGGAGGTGCCGAAGGTCGGCAAGTTGCGCGCACGAGCCGGGAACGGCAGGTCGCGATCCTCCCGGCCGAAGGTGTAGCGCACGTGGAACGGCTTGTCCTGCCAGCCGTTGTGGTCGGTCTTGATCGTGAACTGGATCGCGTCGCGTCGGCCCTCGGGCGAAGAGACGTAGTTGGCCGAGCCGCTGCCGGAGGTGTTGGCCCGCGGGTAGAGGTCGGCGGTGTTCAGGCCGGCCGCACTCATGCGGGATGCCGGGATCATGTTGCCCGGGAAGGGCTGCTGCGTGAACGGGTCGATGATCGGGCGGCCGAAGGTACTGAAGTCGCCGGCGCGTTCCGCGTCGGTCGGCACGCGCGCCAGCCGGGTGTCGGCCTCGTTGGCCTGGATCGCCTCGACGTTGAAGAAATAGAACGACGGGAAGCGACCGAGGGGCCCGCCGATCGTGCCACCGAACTGGTGCTTGCCGAGCGAGGGCTTGTCGGTGCCTTCGGGGAGGAACGCGGGGCGGGCGTCGAACGCCTCGTCGCGAAAGTACTCGTACGCCGACCCGCGCAGCGTGCGCGTGCCAGACTTGATCACGACGTTGACCTGCGCGCCGGCACTACGTCCGTGCTCGGCGTCGTAGGTGCCCTGTAGCATCGACACTTCCTTGACCGCATCGAGGCTCGGGTTGACGACGAGGCGATTCAGGAACAGGTCGTTGTTGTCGACGCCGTCGAGCAGGAAGTTGTTGGCGGCCTCGCGCGAGCCGCTGTTGTTCAGGCCGGTGTTGCCCTGCGTGGACAGGCGCGATCCCGGTGCCGGCGGCGCCACGCCGGGAGCCTGGAACGTGAACTGGATGACGTCGCGCTCGGACACCGGGACCGTGACCAGCGTCTCGCCCTCGAACACCTCGCCGACGGCGCCGCTCCCGGCACGCAATGTCGTGAGGTCCGCGCTCACCACGACCTGCTCGGTGACCTCGCCCGGCACCAGCACCACGGCGACCGTGCCGCGGACGCCCGCCTGCACCGCGATGTCGCGGACGATCTCGGTCTTGAAGCCGTCCCGGCTCGCCTGCAACGTGTACGTGCCCGCCGTGAGCAACGGGATCACGAGCAACCCGGATGACGACGTCGTGCCCTCGCGCATCAGCGCGGTCTGCTGGTCGGTGAGGGTGATGGTGACGTCTGGGAGCCACGCGCCGCTCTGATCGCGCACCTCGACAAACAGGGTGGCCGCCATGGTCTGTGCCATCGCGGGCACCGCCGGCGGGGCCAGCAGCGAGGCAAGCAGGCAGAGGCACGCGCCCCACCGGGGGAGAGACGAGATTCGGGCATGCCGGCTGGCACCGCCGGTCATTGTGCGAGGAAGATGTTGGTCGGACACGGTCACGATCACAGGGATGCCGCCGGCACCCGGTCCGTCGCCCGGGTCACGCCGGCAATCCCACGGAAAACCCTAGCTGCCGGGAGCACGCTCGAGGAATGCGAACAGGTCCGAGATCTCCTGCATCGTCAACGTGTTCAGCAGCCCCTCGGGCATCGGCGACACCTTCGCCGCCGCGCGGGACTGGATGTCCTTGACGGCAAGCGTCACGGGCGGCGCGCCGACGGGCTGCACCACCACCTTGTCTGCGGTCTCCGACACTATCACGGCGGCGACGACCTTCTTGCCGCGGGTGACGAACTCGACCGCCGTCCACTGATCCGAGATGCTCTCGGACGGCGTCAGGATGGTTATCGCGTTGCGCCGGAACGCTATCACAACGCCCGCTGAAGCGACTCGGCCGATCGTCACCCATTCCGACGGCCAACGAGCGACCGTTCACTCCCGACTCCCGACTCCCGATCACGGCACGATCCTGACCCCGAACACGATGCCCCAGGAATACGGCTTCTCACCATTGCGGCCAAAGCCCATGGTCGGCCGTACGTAAGCGCCCAGGTGCGTGAGCAGCATGTAGCCGACCTCGCCGCCAACATCACCGTAGGTGCGATCGTGCTCCAGGTCGAAGACCACCTGCGGCGTCGTCGCGATCCACGTCCGATCGGTGGCTCGCCACACGACCATCACGCCGACGAGCGAGTCCTTGTACGCCGGGGCGAAGTCGTCGCCGCCGATGCCAAACCGATAGCCGAAGAACGGTGCGAGCAGCACCCGGGGTGAGATCTGCCTGACGTACTGCGCGTACGGCATCAGCGTGTGCGTGCCGCCGTAGCCGACGCTCTCCGCCGTGGCCGTGTTCCATGTCGTACGCAACCCGGCGACCAGTCCGCTGCCCGTCGCCAGCCATGGCGTCCATTCCACGTCGGCGCCCACGTCGCCGAGGCCCGTTTCGGTCGTGCCCGTGAGATTCGAGATGCCGATCGGCAACAGACCGGCGAGGCGCACGCGCCGATGGAACAGCGGCACCGCGTGCCGATACGTGGTGGAGTTCAAGAACAGCGTGTCGAGTTCGACGTACGTGTTCGAGACGTCGATCTGCTGTTGCAGGTTGAGGGGATTGGTGCCGGTGCGGTCATCGGTCGGCGGTTGCTGCGGCGAGGCGCCGAACAGGCCCTGTGCGGCCGACGGCGTGGCGAGGCCAAGGATGAGCAGCACGATGGCGAAACGGCGGCGCATCCGGGCATCAATAGCACGGGCCGGGCGCTTTGTGCGCCCGGCCCGCCGGGAGTCCGGTACGTGGTCAGAACGGAGGGGGTGGCCACGACCAGGTCCGCTGCCTCCAAACGGTACTCAGCCGCAGCCGCTCGTCGTGCCGCAGTTGGCGCACTTGTAGCAAGCCCCGCTGCGCACCATGATCGAACCGCAGGTCGTGCAGGGCGGCGCGTCTTCCTGATTCTGCATCGACGCGAACTCGGCAGTGCCCCTGCTGCCCGCCGCTGCGGCAGCAATGGTGGCCGCCACGGCCGTGTTGGCCGGCGCCTCGACCGCAGCCGCGCCCGGATCCGGCATGTTCACGCCGGCGCGGTAGCGGGCCTCTGGCGACAGGAACTTGGTCGCCATCCAGCGGAACACGTAGTCGACGATCGACTTGGCGAACCGCACCTCCGGGTTGCGGGTCATGCCCGACGGCTCGAAGCGCGCGTGGCTGAACTTGTCGACGAGCACTTGCAGCGGCACGCCGTACTGCAACGCGTAAGAGATGGCCTGCGCGAAGGCGTCGGCAAAGCCCGAGATCGTCGAGCCCTCCTTCGCCATCACGAGGAAGATCTCGCCAGGCTGGCCGTCCTCGAAGAGCCCGACCGTGATGTAGCC includes:
- a CDS encoding hydroxypyruvate isomerase family protein, which produces MDRRAFLHTTAMTAALGLPGTVHGQGATAPAPRPPAATSARKFKLKYAPHFGMFENSAGKDLFDQLKFMADQGFTALEDNGMMGRTPELQAQLGEAMTRLGIQMGVFVIQTGGNNSDRFTTGKPENPAQFRKACEAAVEVARRCNAKWMTVVPGAFERKLPIGLQHGNVIDTLRAGVDVLEKANLVMVLEPLSDNPDQFLRTSDQTYMICRAVNSPACKILFDMYHMQRNEGHMIPHIDYAWSEIGYFQIGDNPGRKEPGTGEVNYRNIFKHAHEKMQADNRDFIFGMEHGNAFPGREGEQKLIDAYVAADTF
- a CDS encoding cold shock domain-containing protein: MRTTGTVKWFNESKGFGFITPEGGQKDCFVHHSAIAGTGFKTLVEGERVEFDIVQGAKGPAAENVVRQGR
- the fumC gene encoding class II fumarate hydratase, which produces MTKTRTEKDSMGPIEVPADVYWAAQTQRSIQNFPIGVDRFQWGRPIIRALGILKKAAAQANVELGELPGAVADQIVRAADEVIAGDLDSQFPLVVFQTGSGTQSNMNANEVIANRAVALSGGTVGVDRSVHPNDHVNRGQSSNDTFPTAMHIAVVEQLQQRLLPAVGRLRDTLAAKSTAFADLVKTGRTHLQDATPITLGQEIGAWVAQIEFGLESVRQSLPGLYDLAIGGTAVGTGLNAHPKFGDRTAHYISEATGYPFRSATNKFFALSAHDALVQTSAALRTLSGGLMKMANDVRWLASGPRCGIGELFIPENEPGSSIMPGKVNPTQSEAMTMVCVQVFGNDAAVAFAGTQGNFQLNVFKPVMVHNVLESIALIADACLAFEEGCARGIEPNREQIAKNLGRNLMLVTALNRHIGYDKAAAIAKHAQKKGLTLREAALASGDVTAEQYEQWIVPVEMTRPSKA
- a CDS encoding CoA-binding protein, whose amino-acid sequence is MSDDWRRHLLTTPAEVRALLQGVSRVAVLGMRPASQSHKAAFYVPQALQDMGLTIVPVVVHGHEDTEILGEPVYRRLADVPGQLDLVDVFRRSEDIPAHVDDIIARAPRAVWFQSGIRNDAVAERLAQAGIQVVQDRCLMVDFRGIARH
- a CDS encoding NIPSNAP family protein, yielding MRFNRSLFALALMFAAGYVVGQFSRADLAAQGSGQKVFELRTYYTLPGKLPDLQTRFRNHTTKLFEAHGMTNIGYWVPQDEPAHSNTLIYVIAHESREAAKKNWAAFGADPEWQKVRDASEVNGKILEKAPESVYMDATDYSKIK
- a CDS encoding TonB-dependent receptor codes for the protein MTGGASRHARISSLPRWGACLCLLASLLAPPAVPAMAQTMAATLFVEVRDQSGAWLPDVTITLTDQQTALMREGTTSSSGLLVIPLLTAGTYTLQASRDGFKTEIVRDIAVQAGVRGTVAVVLVPGEVTEQVVVSADLTTLRAGSGAVGEVFEGETLVTVPVSERDVIQFTFQAPGVAPPAPGSRLSTQGNTGLNNSGSREAANNFLLDGVDNNDLFLNRLVVNPSLDAVKEVSMLQGTYDAEHGRSAGAQVNVVIKSGTRTLRGSAYEYFRDEAFDARPAFLPEGTDKPSLGKHQFGGTIGGPLGRFPSFYFFNVEAIQANEADTRLARVPTDAERAGDFSTFGRPIIDPFTQQPFPGNMIPASRMSAAGLNTADLYPRANTSGSGSANYVSSPEGRRDAIQFTIKTDHNGWQDKPFHVRYTFGREDRDLPFPARARNLPTFGTSVLDQGHNFAAGFNQAISSRVVNELRFGVNALKRDSLPTNAGTDAYAALGITGPSLPEVDQGYPTFVVSGYETLGDDPNLPVLRSTRTIHLADTLTAQFGRHHVKTGGEFRHYKSDGLNHLFARGQITFAGAISGAPFADLLLGYPSLSLLGTNDNPQKLRTWSINTFIQDDWRLSSRLTVNMGLRYEFNSPPVDADDRMRIFDQDTNQIVQVGTNGVPRSGIASDYNNVAPRIGFNYDLTGMGTTMLQGGYGLFYNVSTLIETSALYFNPPYFAIGLYFPSQLRLLTLENPFPGQAIGTQPTYNSLDQDMRTAYAHQFSLGVEHAFAKTTVDARYVGSFGHALVRKRNINQALPGPGPFPPRREMPQYGDILMVESGATSDYHALQVGAVRRSGSRLMFRASYTWSKSMDDQSAFLATDGNDNTPQDSRNLAAEWGLSDFDVRHRGVLSGSYVIPDMGSGALGRGWQVAGVVSVQSGRPFTPRVSFDNSNSGNTGGGTFAYDRPNEVTDTTPPAGARVVSYEGRSFVIAPQYTYGNAGRNALIGPGYAAVDAVLSRRLELGGSKNLELRLEGFNLLNRTNLQLPDSFVDRPTFGQSLSAFSRRQFQLAARFTF
- a CDS encoding DUF3500 domain-containing protein, which codes for MRALLVTALLIGAAAAAATSRPSTAQPATSGKASPAVTNSTVAAEALVAALSGPAKDKGVLPLDHEARTTLNYIPIVRAGVPLEELTDPQKAQALSLLRSGLSESGFATARSIIAHEDILREIEKGQGVANYMRRQPGLYYTAVFGAPSSAGYWAWRFEGHHLSVNATHLGKDGDIVAPLFFGSNPAKVLSGPSMGLRILKDEEDEARALMALFSAEQKTKVVIAPETTNDIVTTNKPKAEIAQFDGVAAGAMTAPQKAQLRKLLEVYASRFPAPQRSAQLARIEKAGFDKLYFAWAGSLEVGKKHYYRIHGPSVLIEYDNSQNDANHIHSMWRDPEHDFGGDLLRKHLASVKHD